Below is a window of Phocoena phocoena chromosome 12, mPhoPho1.1, whole genome shotgun sequence DNA.
ttttatattttggtatcATTTATGATTAGCTGAAATTGTCTTGTTAATTTGTTGAGATGATCTGTTTCCTCCTACTAGAGCAGAGTGTGTCTCCTATTTACAGCTGTTTCCCTTGTACCTCGACACTGACAGCAATgcaaggtactcaataaatattttattaaatggttTAAGAGCACTATTAACTTAATTCATGAGGAAATACACTTCTTGTTGGAGGGTTTTGCCGTTCTTTGAAAAACCATGCGTTGCCCCAGTTGATTATTCTTCACCAGATTTTTGGCAAAACTATTGAAAGTGATGCGCTGTAGTGTAACCCCCTGGTCCTGctatagaacattttaaaacctAAGAACAATATGTGTACCAACCCGTTCTTTCACACAGTGGCTAGCTGTATTGAGAGGGTCGTACATTTGGTCAATAACTTCCCaatttttttcccacatctttTCAGCTCTCTTGGATGATTGCCTTTTTGCCGTAAAAGATGGATGGACATTTAACATAGTCATTGGTCTAGTTGGGAGGCCTTGGTATTGAACACTCCATGAAGAAGCATTTCCGACCTGCACATTGTAGAGTTCAGATTAGGGAACAATTAATCTCCGTCTGTAAACACTAAGAAGGAACTCACTTAGGCTCTCAGCCACACTTCCTCGTTCTGGAGAGAATCATCACCTCAGTCATCATGGTGTCCCACTTGGCTTTCTTCCTCTGTTTCATAATCcttaaacctcttttttttttccctctctctctctctttacattCGGAAGCCTTTTTTAAGGAACTCTGCAGTGTACCAGGAGATGGGATTTCTAGGTTATATTTAGCTCTTCACACTGTGAGGTTCTCCCTTCACACTTGGTCTAGCTTCCCGTGCatagaaagctacagtaacctTTTTCTTCTCCCAGATAGACAAGCTAATTACTTCTCTTGTTCGTCTTTATGCACAGTCTTTTCTACTCTTTTCCGTAAAATATATTTAGGTTTCTTTGGGGTTATTGcattttttcccttcagtgtatttttcttattcatgtCTGCATGTTGTCataatcacctttttaaaaaatgaataattatataaGATATTTTGGGGGTTTCTATATTCTTGTTTCAGAGGCTTGATTTATAAATAGCTTCTTTTCTGCTGGGCTTTTTATgagtatcaatttttaaaatgtgctttcagCTGAAGTTGTTAAACCTATTGAAACATAGACTTTAGTTCTCTGAAGATCTAGATTTTACTTGCTGTCAATGCAACTAAACCTCAGTCTTTGCCATCCTGAGCAGCATTTCCCAGTACTTAGTCTTCTGCATATATGCAAAGATTTGAGTCCCTAAGTCTTAAGACCTCATTTACTCAGTCATTCACAGTGAAGTATATATCAAATGAAATGAACCAGCTAGTTTCTAAATGTGTGCAGCTCCAGAAAGAAGCATACAGTTTTATTAGCTTAAATCATACCAAAACTACATACTAAAATCATATAAAACCAATCTTTTGAAGAcaaaggggactttaacacctacTTTTCCACACACAGATTTGTTCCGGGTCTGGTTCCAGTGAAAGCTGACTATTTCTTACGAACTCTAGACTAGTTAAGTTAGAAATGGCTTACATTGTTGATGTTGACGTTGTTCCTGTTCCAGTAGGAGTACGTTGCAGAGGGCAAGGTCGACATCAGAAATGGCGCATTTTAATGGATTTCTAAGAAGAGAAACAGTTGTAGATATTCACTGATGCAAATAACAGTGATGTAAAGCtggtcatttgttttctttaatttaaaaaaaaattaaaataatccaaGGAGAGTGAAAATCAGGGTCAGTCCCTGCATGTCCAGTCTGAGCTCTATTTGAGGGCTTTCATGAATCAAATCTGCAAGTCTAAACCTGATACTTGGTTTTAAGGGTTAAGTGTACCTAAAATAGTAATGTTAAAGTGATCAGACATTTTTGTGTAGAATAAAAATGTCTGTTGTTAGTTCCATTCTGTCTTATTTTGGTATGGTGAAGCAGGACCAACTAAAGCAGTATTAATTTCAGTCAAATTGAATAGAATGGCAAGGCTATGAGATAAACTGGGAAACTGAGCAAACAGGATCCAAATAACAGTCCTTTGAAGTGAAAATTACTAGCATCACTGCCGTAAAGTGTAATGTGCCCCTTAGCCTAATCTGCTTTCAGAAAAATAAGGCTGCTTCTTTTCCTTGTGGAACAAGGAAATAAGGTTGGATATGAAATGGACAAGAGTGTGAGAAGCTGTGCAGTGGAGGGATCCAGAGGGAAGAGAACAAGCATTTCCTTTCTGGGGGAAAGTCATTTATCAGAGAATAACAGCTGAGTCCTGGTACTGTAGATCAGTGGTTCCTGGacgtgtggatttttttttcaaaactatattttgaaaattttcaaatatacagaaaagttgaaagaattgttcagtgaacattcatatacatagGACCTAGATTctgcaattaatattttattgtactttctTTGTTACCTaaatatccatctatctatctctaaTCACTTACCAATCTGTCTTGGTTTTGaggcattttaaagtaaattagagAGATGATTACACGTCATCTCTAAATACATTGCTACATAATGAACACCACTATGTAGAGTTCAATACTTGTGtatcatttgctttttttaagtatgtatatatatatttttaatagatctttattggaatataattgcttcacaacactgtgttagtttctgttgtacaccaaagtgaatcagccatatgcagacctatgtccccatatcccctccctcttgagcctccctcccatcccccctatcccacccctctaagtcatctcaaggcaccaagctgatctccctttgctatgctgttgtttcccactagctattttacattcggtatagtatatatgtcaatgctacactcactttgccccagcttccccctcccaccccatgtcctcaagtccattctctatgtctacatctgtattcctgccctgcaactaggttcatcagtaccattttttttttttttttttagattccaagtatatgcattagcatacagtatttgtttttctctttctgacttacttcactctgtacgacagactctaggtccatccacctcactacaaataactcaatttcgtttcgttttatggctgagtaatattccattgtatatatgtgccacatcttctttatccattcatctgctgatggacacttaggttgcttccatgtcctggccattgtaaatagggctgcagtgaacattgtggtatgtgtctctttttgaattatggttttctcagggtatatgcccagtagtgggattgctgggtcgtatggtagctctatttttagttttttaaggaatctccatactgctttccatagtagctgtatcaatttacattcccaccaacagtgcaggagggttcccttttcaccacaccctctccagcatttattgtttctagatgttttgataatggccattctgaccggcatgaggtgaaacctcattgtagctttgatttgcatttctctaataattagtgatgttgagtgtcttttcatgtgcctcttgtccatctgtatgtcttccttggtgaaatgtctatttcgaTCTTccgctcatttttttttttcattaggagacttttattttaaaagtgtcatCTTAAACTGCAAGGATGTCCATTAAACATCACAATTAAACATGCCAAAGGAGAAGGCATGTTGTCGAAATGCCCACTTAACCCACCCAAACATCTCAAACCCACCCTTTGCTGACCTTCTATaatcccattttttaaagtttttttttctttttttaaacaagagaaaGTAGACAGATACACATTGGTAAATGCTAACTGTCCATATTCACATAGAGACACAGTGTAATCTCTGAGCCCAATatacagagaaaggaggaaaaaagctaGAATTCTATGCACTACTACACAGGGGCCTAGCACCCTCCAGCTTCCAGCAGAGCTAAGGGAGCAGAAGGGTCTTCTTTTTTCCCACAGAGCATGGTGGTGTTGATTCCATAAAGTTTTTGTTGAGACAGGAAGGgataaaaatgaatttggaacAGAAAGGGGTAgagattcttttcccactgaATTCTGCTCAAGGTATTTCGCCCCAAAATAAGTTGTGAGCCATggtataaaggagaaaagagacctCAAAAACAGGGCGACTGAGCataagaggagaaggaggaaaaaaaaaaaaaaaagactgcaactTGCTCCCAGGGACTGGAGAAAATTAACAAAGGAAGGTTGGAATCCATCAGTGTTCCATTAGTCATCTTCTCCttcaccttcctctcctccctccccctcatcaTCATCTTCACCTTCAGCCTCATCCCCTTCTTCATCAATATCTTCCaatccttcttcctcttcatcgtcatcatcatcttcttctccttccctttcctcatcaTCCGTGTCCAGAACCAAGTAGTACTGTAATGGATTTGGCCAAATATCATCTTTGATGACCTCTCCTAACTCATCTGCACCTGCATCGGAATGATCAGTAAAGCAGGTGAAGAAGCTTTCTGGGTCCTCATGCTGTCTCTTCCTGCTGGCTTTATTCTGAGTTCGACTTGAACGTTTTGTCACATCCTTTCCGGATTTCCATTTGATTTCAGTGGACTTTGAAGATGGATCACCACTCTCATTCAGATGAAATTCTTTGGAGAgaactttattttcaaagtaaGGGTTTTCATCAAGATGAAAATCTATTCTGTAACCTGATTTAATATCTTCAAATTCTGTCACTTCGACTCTTGTCAAATAATGCAGCGCCTCTTCGTCCTCCTCCCCAAGCAGTGCAGACACTTGTGGATGGTTAACAAATGTTGTTACCCAAAAATGTGGGGTTTTGCCGATCAATTCCGACCTCTTCTGAAAAAATGGTTGGCGGAGTTTGTTATATTTCTGTTCTACTTTCAAAATCTCCTCACTGGCTTGTTCGTTAAGTCTGTCTATTTCATTTTGTACTTCATCAATGTGTTCAATTGCTTCTTgctgttccttttcttccttcggCAAGTTCGGAGAAGCAGACGTTTCCTCTGgcctggaggcaggaggcctTCTCGGTTTCTTCGGTTTCTTTGCTTGGGGTGGAAGTGAAGACTGGTGTTTGGGGGCCATGCTGGGAGAAAAGCCAAGAATCCACCCAAGGGAAGAAGCTCGTACCAGGAGCTCTGAGAACTCTTccgctcattttttaattggattgtttggtatATCTTTCCAGAATCTTTCGTATATATATTAGGTGCCAGtactttgtcagatatatgttttatGACTATTTTCTGACAGTCTGTAGGTTGTTAATTCACTTTCTTTATATCATCTTTTGATgaagagacattttaaatttattactcTTTTATAGTTATTGCTAGAGTCTGTCAAAGAAACCTTTGCATAATCTCAAGTCATAAaatattctcctatgttttctcctagacGTTTTATAGTTGTGGCTTTTCCATTTAGATTTAGGATCCAGCTCATGTTAATTTTACTACGGTGTTAGGTATGCATACCTATATGGATATGCACTCATTCCTTTCCCCTTGGTTGACTTTGTTCATCAAAATCAAATACCCATGTATGtttaggtctatttctgggctctagaTTCAAAATAACACCATTTCTGTATAAGGACACAGTAGAGGTATCATTAGTAATACTTGACAACTTTGAGTTTTGACATGATACCCTCAATAGATTTTCCAGGACCTTTGACATAAAGATCTGGAATTCCCAGCATAGGAGTATATTGCATAGAAAATACTTAGTTTCTAATATTATGTGTAAAAATTAATGTTACTTTTTTGTGGTAGAAATATCCCTCCACCGTCTTCATAAACTTGGTGGAAAACTTCAGACGACACATAAACTTCTAATGTTCTATAACTTGCAAGCCTTTCTGCTATATTTCATTGTAATAAACATTTCAGTGTAAATACAATTTCTGAATTCCAAATGATGTcactttttaagatttcttttgttGTATAACAAAATTCCGGAGTACCAAATAGATTAGGGCGTTCCCATGCATAGCATTCACACTCTACATGTAAAAAGTgcggggcttcccaggtggtgcagtggttgagagtctgcctgccgatgcaggggacacgggttcgtgccccggtccgggaagatcccacatgcggcggagcggctgagcctgcacgtccggagcctgggctccgcaaccggagaggccacaacagtgagaggcccgcgtaccgcaaaaaaaaaaaaaaaaaaaaaagattgtccaCTCGAAAAATTCTTTTGATAAATACTAAATAGCAAGTTTTCTATGACCATTGTAAAATAATAACAACTGTTACATGTCTACTTGATTTGCCCTAGCATTTCCACAACTAGTCTTCCATACTTCAGCAACTGTCTCATCCGTTTCTAAATGGGCAGACTTTCTCAACCTCACATAACTTATTCATCTTTAAATGCCCTTTCACATAAATAACGtctctttcattttcatcttaGTTTCACATGCGTACATTCTTAGATGTTTGTCAGTCACTGAGCAGGGCTATTCTTCCAGGACAGTGGGGTTGGTTTAATTGGGATGCAAAGCTTGTAGCTGCAGAGGGCAGGCACATGAAGCCTAATTCCAGATTTGTGGGTGCAGAGCAGATGCCGGGCACCAGGGGCAATGGTAGATTGTTGTAGAGTGGATACAAATGTGCACAGCACTCCCTCTCTTTCACTCACATTCTCCCCTAGACAGCACTATGGGACCGAACTCTGCTTTCTAAAGGCATCGTGCCACGCTGTGGGGCTGCTCCAGGCAATGCCATGTATTATGATGCTTTTCTAGATTACTGTTCTGcttaaaactcatttttaaaagaatgatttccTGACTGTTCCCATATAGTCAGTAGGAATTCTGTGCAGACGTTTTATCACTCAGATGTGGAAAGCAttacctgtttttctcttttctctgttacTGTTTTCTCTGGCTAAAAGTTATAGTAcaagttatatttttttccctctttatacCCTGTAGTATTTATGGATTTCCAGAATGTCCCTTTGCCTTAAAATGAAGCAGCATGGTATACAGATTAAGAGCTGTAATTGTTAGGAAAATGCTATAGGGCTTTTTAGCAAGCTACACATCACATTTGATTAATGAGAAATAATGGTAGACAGCATTCTTTATAGAGAAAATGTGTTtaccatatttctttctttaaaatagatgTGATTTAACAGGTGAAATGTCCTATGATTCCTCTCCTTCACGCAGACATAAAATTGATAGCCTCTTCcatatggaaaagagtatgacaTACACAGGAAGTTAGAGACATTGACATAATTGTCTTCAAAGTACAGACAGGCCTGGCACTTTGAGAAATTTTAAGTCGGTATTCACTCTATGAAATGATGGaacataaatgaataataatatccCTGAGGAACTGTAGTCATATgaggaactttctttttttttttttttttttttttttaagttttttcgtTTAGACTAGTGAATGAGTGGTTAGTGCCAAGTACATAATACACACTGCTTAagatttaagtgtttttttttgcggtacacgggcctctcactgtcgtggcctctcccgttgcggagcacaggctccggacgcgcaggctcagcggccatggctcaagggcccagccgctccgcggcatgtgggatcctcccagaccggggcacgaacccgtgtcccctgcatcggcaggcagactctcaaccactgcgccaccagggaagcccgaggaacTTTCTTTAATGTAAGTTGCTAAGATTTAGGGAGAatcatttgtgtatttgtttgttttgtatgttaACAAGTTTTATGTTTGCATACAAGGAAGAAGTGTCTAATGGAGATAATATATTACAAATTATGTTTCAGTTATAATGGTTGATttagtgaattttttaaattgaagtatagttgatttacaatgttgtattcttctgtacagcaaagcaactcagttatacaaacatatacattctttatatatacatataatattatatgaatacatatttatattcttttccattatggtttaaatacaattttatctcTACTTAATCAAAGCTTGTCAGTTGCCTTTGAGAGGATAATATTCTGCCTGTGTTAGGCAAGCGTTCGTAGATGGCACACACTGCCTTCCCAGGGCCTGTTTGCTGTTGTACGCCAAGCGTCCTGGTCCAATGTCGTCATCACACTCTCCAGAGGATTGTGCTCTCACCCATTCTCTAAGGAGACCTTGTGCGCTCACATGGTCAGACGTGGCAGACTCCGTGGATAAACCTGTGAGCTTTGGTAGCGAAGTACTTGAACCTAGCCAGACTTCTCTCATACAGTCTCCTCCTTGGAGCCTGGGAAAAGAACTAATGCTGGAGTAATGTATACTCCCTCAAAGTTGAATTGGGTGGGTCGAGAGCCACCCTGTCCTCTCTACTGGAGGGATTCTGATACTCATTCTTGGGAGAGCTCTTCCTTAGCTTGGTCCTTTTGTTACCTCTGCTCGACAGAAAGTACCATCTTAAGGGATAGTTCCTTAAGTTCCAGCATGGTCAGATGCTTCAAATAGTTCTCAGTAAACTGGATAAACAAATAACAATTGTCCCAATTTGGGAACTTTTAGGGGCATTTGGGGATATCTCTTATGGTGAATTGTTCCAGGATAATTAAAGATACTTTCCTGgagatatttttcttctgaataacaagttactttgggaaaatctAACTGATCATTCTATTATGCCTTGTGATTCTTGTTAGTAAGCccataaaagtataaataatcACAGCAAAACTGCAGACAGCAGGAATTCTAGTCACTGGCAGAGATGATGCCAAATGAGTGCAATGTGATTCCTCTGGAAGATCCAAATCCTAAAGGTGTCCTCACTACATTTTGTGGAATGTACCACCTCGTATTGATATATTCAGTTGCAAAATAATTTCATGGGGAAAACAAGACATGCAGATATTCATGGGTCTTAGGAAACCATTCATCTCTCTCACTGGAACCTGAATATTAAGTCTAGAACCTTCCCTATCCCTACAACATCCATTTACCCCATAAAGTGACCTATTTATATTGCCATTAAGCCATCCTTAAGATTCTATTTTGTCACTAATGATTAACAGTTAGTTTCCTAGATTAAATTCATTTCCTAGATTATATTTTTAGAGAGAATATATAAGCTTGATTAAAATGTCAATCCAGTAAATATTAATCTTATTCCTACTATGTGCAAATTACCCTGCTGAGTGCACTAGAGAATAAGAATGTAAGTAGTACCGAGTACCTATCTTCATGGTATTTGAAAATCTAGTGATTGGGAGCAGTGCATAAATAAGGGTAACGTAAAGAAAACTATGGCCGCTTCCATAAGGTAAGCATTAAGTACTATTGCATTTTAGAAAAGGAGTGCTCACATATGAGCATCGATGTAATGCTCATAGGTGATTACTAAATAAAAGGGAGTATTTAAGATGGACTCAGAAGATAAGTAGAATTTAATGGCTAGAGATGTGCAAGGCAAAGGCATTGAGATAGCAAATCATCtgatgtttttaaatgaagagcCTGGTC
It encodes the following:
- the LOC136132222 gene encoding protein SET-like, which encodes MAPKHQSSLPPQAKKPKKPRRPPASRPEETSASPNLPKEEKEQQEAIEHIDEVQNEIDRLNEQASEEILKVEQKYNKLRQPFFQKRSELIGKTPHFWVTTFVNHPQVSALLGEEDEEALHYLTRVEVTEFEDIKSGYRIDFHLDENPYFENKVLSKEFHLNESGDPSSKSTEIKWKSGKDVTKRSSRTQNKASRKRQHEDPESFFTCFTDHSDAGADELGEVIKDDIWPNPLQYYLVLDTDDEEREGEEDDDDDEEEEGLEDIDEEGDEAEGEDDDEGEGGEEGEGEDD